The sequence GGCCAATTTGACCCATTCTTAACACTAGGTTTATGAATTTTAAGTTCAAAAAGTGTATGTTCGGCAGGGACACCCCGACCCTGTGTTTCCTTTGGAAACCCACCAGAACCACCCCGAAAGAGTCGGATGCCGAAAATTAGCTCCACCGGGACGCAACATATACCATCATCCCACTGCCACAAGAGTTGTAAATTCTTGCTGCGAGTGGGGATTGAACCTGCACCTATTTTAAGTTCAAGCTTTCACATGGCGGATCCCAACTTCAAAGGTACCTAGTACCAGTGAGCTATTGCTACATTGGAGGTTAATGAATTTTACATCTCAAATATGTAGAAAAGTAGCTGAAGTTGAAACGGGTCAAACTGACACAATAATTATTTATCTAAATTATTGGACAATAAGTGTTTCAACACCCATACGAAGATGACCCACTTTCGCCCATTACCAAATTCCCAGGAGTCACCAACCACTCAGTTGCCGCCTCTTTAGAGGCTGTAAATATAGATTTTTATATACATGCATTGTATGATCGTTGAAGTTACCTGATCTATTAAGAAGTCAAAGTGAGGGCGCAGATAGTATGACGTCATATGTTTATCATTCTTTAAGAGGTATGTCAAGTCAATCGCTTGAAATGCTGCATATGCAAAAGCCATAGCATTCACAGCTACCACATACCTATGTCATTAAACCCAAAAATAAGCCATCaatttaataataaagttaaacCTTCAAATATAACTATGTAGCGTTTATTAAACTCAATCCTCGGTCTGATTCTATTTTGGGTTCTTATACGACTGTTCCTAAATCCTAATTTAATATCAGCCTTAGAAGCTAATTGTCTGATTCGAATTATTGAATGCCAAAACAAAAGGTTTAGAATACAAACAACATCTTTATCACTAACACATAAAGCCTTCCTTAGGTGCAGTGGTGCACTATGCAAGTTCATTCCTAAGAGGGAAATTAAATAGAATTAGTCTTTTCTACTTTCATCAGAATTTATTCAGCCTAATCAAGACAGAACTCAAATTAATCATATTCGAATCCTTAAACTTCAATAGAATAACCTAAAACTTAGGAGGTATTTAGAATCACACAATCTTAATTTCTTAAGCTTTGATTAGTAACTCTCTAAACTACTAAATTTATTAATCCTAAAATTAATCCTCAATCCTCAATTTCTACTAACTACTGTACCAAAATCAAAATCCAAATTCACAAATTATTTAACAAAAACTATACaccatatataaatacaaatattattaatacatttaggcataattattaattaatacctGTATTCTTTGTATCTATCAAACGAATCACCGCTCCACCCTTCAGTTTTATCTGAAGCCATAACAGCAAACGCAATGATACAAAACACAATTTCAATAACCCTAAACCCTAGCTCAACTCTATCAACTATCACATCTTTTTTTAACCGTCTCATCGGCGCCGGCACCGACCGCCTCTCACCGCCGTCCTCACCGCCGCCGGGATTCACCTTCGTTACGCCGGTGACAGGCTCCTCTCTCATCGATCGGTTGTAAGCAACCGCCGTTGGCGGGAGGTTGAAGGTCTGCGGTGGTTTTTGGTGTTCGGATATCGGAGATCGTCGGAAGGAAGTGTAGTATTTGTCGACTGGGACGATAGCTTTGGAGGGAGATGAGGGGACATCGTCTGGCTGGAGAGGTGATCGGAGAGGAGAGTGAAATTCGTCGTCGGTGTCGGACATTGAACGGTTTTTTGCGGTGGCGTTGTGGTGGGGAGTGGTGTCTTTGTGGTTGTCCATGGTGGTCGGAAGAGAAGATGATTGGAAGTAAGTTCAAGCTTTTTAAAAAGGAGTTATAGAAAGGAGATGAAGAGAGAGGGAAAAAAGCAAAATCCTTTTGTGTGGGTTTGGGACCAAAATACAGTAATACACCactactattataaatataaaatatatatataaatttaaattgataaattaattaattaaatttaacttTTAATCTATTTAAGATTATTCAAATTAATTTAATTTCTTAATTTACATATAGTGTTTGAACGAAATTAACTGGAGCTTATAATTGGAGCTGGAGTTAGAGCTTATTTTTTGGAGTTGGAGTTTATTTTTTTCACGAGTGTTTAATGAAAGAGTTGGAGCTTATTCTTATAAGGTGATTAAAAAAGACAACACtcgtaatattttaaataataatgtagggttttttaataattttaaatcCATAATTTCTACCTTTTTCTTATAAACTAATTTATAGAGTTTATTTTTTGAGAACTTGTAATTGTTCGTAAACTCTTTTCTTTTCTTCTACCAAATCGAGCTTAAGACTTAAAACTTATTAAACTCATAATTTCAAACTTCTATAAGTTTCCGTAAGCTCTTAGAAGCTGAATGCCAAACACACCCATAAAAAGAAAATTTATACTATATCATCGtttattaaatattatttttagaTGAGTTTATAACTTTAGATTTCTAACCATTGATTAAGATTACTATATCATGTGTGACTCTTGACTCTTGCTTCAAATCCATATTAATTTGAACTTTAACCGCTGATTTGGTAATCAACAATGCAAATAAAATCAATTTCAATTATAAATTTCGTGAAGTTACATGTTATAAACTAGTTATAGTATACTCCGTATAAAGTTAATAAAGAAAAtaagttatctatatatttatataaacctctaaaataataatgtcattattttactaattatcttttaattttcatattgatgatgtcattattattttatatattaattctacttaattaaaaattaaaaataataatacggatAATATGTGCTTACCAATTTTGAATGCAATAAGGTTTTATGattttaaattaaatatacaaaaaaataaaaacaaaaacaaactgATAATACCATTTTACtgatttatattataaaattaattcTAATTAAAAAAGATACAAAATCAAAACAAATAAATACCCAGAATATATAAATACCTCCATGATCATATGTACATACTTCTTAACAAATTGTACATGCATTTACAAAATAacccatgaacacatgtacaagcTTTAAAGTAtaatgtacaaccttcatataataattgtatttttagttttaaaaaaaaattcaagaggcacttattactaataattattattaaaaatataaatactcaatttttaagccctttattatttattaatttatttatttgattatttattaattaattaatttattaatttatttatttatttattattattattattattattattattattattattattcaaatatgagttttttttacgggattaattacattACATATGTATCCGAACTACATTTCTTAATAAAAGATTGTAATGTAGGTTTTTATGACAAGGAAaacagtaattgtgatgaaaatttgaAGAGGGTGGTCAGAaatgaatgtagttcatttattctgatcaagttaagtacatcaatatgtttgtaaaaacaacgacaagttttttagtcggaatacgtgattccacgggtcattaaacaaaatgactttatacattcatttaatacctaaaatatatcattaaactgtttcgtttaaataaattcGTGGTTCTACGGTTCATTTCACTAGTTTATGTGTTAACCActataattttaattttgaataagTTATTAACTACTCCTTATAGACGTAAAAGGGATGACACGAGTTTATGAATTATTTCATTATATACAGACACAGTGTGTTCCAACATTTACTTTGGGAGTAAGCTTTCCCCAAGCAAAAAGGCCACACAAACAACACCCTTTTATTCTTTTCCTTTACTTGAACCAACCAGATTCTCACACACATAAAGATTTAAAACACAACTTGATGTTATATTATAATTCTCATATCATTAGAAAACTAACATATAATATAGGACAATATGCccaatttttttattataaaaaatcAGCCTAACTGCCATATTAAAGGTATTTTATATAACTTTAAACCAAAAGAACTTTGATCACAACAACGACTAAACATAAGTTTAAGGCGATCATTCACATACGATCTAAATATTCTTTGTACATCAATAACGTAACGTGCTTTAGAGTGTTATACTATATAACACCATAAATCACAATTAGTGAGGTACAGAGAGATTTTAAATGTGCACGAATCAACAACCATAAGTTGATCATATAGAAGAGTATGTGTAGACGATTGTTctaaggatcttaggtcgcttggacTCTAAactagaggcggaatacactagaaaagggttaaaccgagatatgggtcgtttCGGGATCGAATCGGTCAAACCTAGAgcaaaacctagattagatcgactcctagacgatatatttcggtggtatatggtgttagggttctctggagacgaaaaccaacgacttagggtgaatgggacgagtaacctcatcaaagaagtctaaacccgtatatatagtgaacacagacacactcggtcgagtgtctgtgTCCACTCGGTCGACTGACTGACACAGTGGTCGAGTGTCTATACACACTTGGTCGACTGTGTGCAGTTTAAACATATTGATCACTTGATAAATTAAGTACGCACAAACACAAATATAATCAATAGTCTCGAGTAAATATTATTACATAACTGAAACGTGTTAAACATAGAAACGGataacggctggggattcatgcaccaacaaactccccctaagacctagccgttACAATAAAGCATTCGGTTATCAATCCGGATAAggatctgtcacccagttcttcagaTAGCAAAGTTTAACAACTCTACAATATTGTTCAGCTTGCACACGATTCTCTGGGCGATACAGCATCCTGTTGTAGTAAAGGGTAAACATATCTTCTTCACAGCAGTTTCTCAACCAAACTGGATCTAgaacccttatactatcattttcatctcctccaTCTTTGTCTAACACAATTACTGCTTCCCccgagcgttcatcataataccaccaacgaaaacgaggaCTGAAGTGCTGCGGCATCTTCCTCAGAGGAACCTTCCGCATATACCTCACAGGTTGATATTTTACTATCTTCCTTCTGAACCCTGTTTCtgacttttccatctttaattaataatggttattattaatacttgtgattaaacgaatgtatgttattacatttacatgttgccatgattgcccgtacttgactttaattgcctgaaacgtctttgtgacacacgaaactttcacgaataatatttttagaatattatatacattcatgattgattttattaatcattttaattaactaaagttattagttaattacttaggtttcgttggatttaattgttaattacttgaacttgggcctttattagtgttaatggactttaagagcccaccctacatcttatatggacttactagcccaactctttcatgtaagtatcatttaataTGAAACTAGATGATTTATGTAGTAAGGAATCTTGTTACTACTTAGTTATATCATAATCCCCATGAAACCACCTCATTTATCcaccttttaagctttaacatgaAAGAACCTCATGGACAAACTTCTTCCTCCCTTTCCTCTATTGTGGCCGTGGCCTTTGATGGCTTTAGAGGggttttcatttcatttttttttattacttctacTTGCATCCTCATTTCCCAAAACACACACATTACTTACtcactttttctctcatttctttctcttATTCTCTCTAAATATTGTGAGtaacttgaacttctttttctctttttctttcttgctAAAACCGTGACTTAACacccctaaatcatcatcatcatttgttgtttgttacttgtacttagttgttgttactttgttactagttgttgtttgttacttactagtttcaagaatcaactctttagtttgattcttcataatatcttgtattttcaagaacacaagaacataaacttactagtttatgattcaacatttattgtttcaaaagatttaaggttcatgtgttgtaaatcatacttgtaattcatgttagtaaactttaaagtttactctcttaaagatcaaacttttgtttgaatctttaaagtatgaacaacccatgaactagttactagttacttgtttacttagcttatttacttcatttacttgcactttaatttcatgtttgttggttgttattggtcaagtgttactagttaactttgatctcattaatcttgaactaaaagttaactttaaaagttcaagaacatgtaagtaagctttctttaaattataacttggtacacttatgttagatctagacttttgagtcttggatcttcaagatcaaactaagaactatgttctacaactcaagatcttgatttcataagtttactttcaagtttgtaacttattattagttttaaagttcatgcatgtgttagatctaagactttgatgtaactttggttcatcaaacttcatacaactcttaagtgagttgtgctacatgtcttagacctacacttgtgtcataatagtcaaaacttggttaatattacttttacatttcatgtatgtgttgaatctaagactttgatgtaactttggttcatcaaaacacttgcaacacttaagtgagttgtgcttcatgtcttagacttacacttgggttatgatggtcaaaacttggtgaaaaggatgcaaacacatcaacgggttgtacacttgaagatatatgcatcaaggatgagaaccatgataagcatcgagcaccaagaaccacctgaacctactgaccctactgttttgctgtttttgggtctgatcagtaagacctgggctatTTTAATGTTGATTTTCATATAGATCTgttcaagtagataacttttcatataggactcgtcttaatccgagttacggtttaggatttatggccctccgatcgtcactatgtccatttaacgttgtgcagaaaattctgacctactcgcacttagaccgtctccacggtcaaacgaagacgagtttgcttctgggatttttaccacaactaaaggactcatatacggagccatggccactggtctcaccttatttcagtaggtgtagaggccttggtgactgaccgaactcagcctttgttttaaactactttcataaacaaaacttactttacgccttatgtttgatgatgaatgatgatgacctttaagaccttatttacatacttttaaacctattcggacgatttactgacttagtactatttgacttaggttgaggacccgtttgaacaaccttcattacttgcttactttctgagtcatactttaccgctactttatcattgtgagttatagcattccctttttactttaacttattttgggaactgagaatacatgcggatttttatgttttatatactaggcacgagtacttaaacttatatatgtgtgggttatacaacggcataaacattccctttagctcggtaacgtttaatcattggtttttgaaccgtgaacgcaaatcttagatatggatccatagggtttgacatacccactcgggctagtagcgctagcatttaacgagtgtttaatacttcgtaaacatacgcacttgccaagtgcactttcagggggtataaacgttaagttagttaccgagtgcccacggttgagcatatacttaaacatacggatttggattactgttttgaaatgctctttgtagcactgaaatctcgtggcctaccttacatactgttatacttaaactatagctcaccaaactttgtgttgacgtttttaagcatgtttttctcaggtgcttaaggttatttgcttccgctgtcgtgctagtcttgctgtagacacccgctgctctagagttatcaccgcatgaactgtttaacttgcattcaaactttaatacttttgaactatgatttgtaacgacctatgggtcacgcactattatatttgcttccgttcattgaagcatacttttggatgtaaaacatttgacgttgtctatgacgtcacctttttatcatgaatgcaaacgtattttgaaatagcatatagtgtttgaccttgtaatgatcctgttgttgatgattcgtacacgatggttttgtacggggcatcacatttggtatcagagcattggttgtagggaattaggttgcattagtgagtctaagaccgacccgagtatgattcactaataggactaatctacaacttactagtttacttgtttccgctgaacttactgcatactgctacttgcttttactactatatatcgtatgctgctacttgtttacactactgcatgatattacctactttcgattgcatgctactgtgttacatTACTGCATGCCACTATCTGCCTTTAGCATGTtacctcggtatgatactgttactattgccatgctacgtgctgctgtaaacaatctaggctgctgtagttgttatgcctgattacgctcttgctgcctgtctactatccgctataccaacttggagaacttatccttcccggttcagatgttttcctgaactactttcccactcgtctaaccctaagaactagtagtgtaatccacctgttactactgttccaccattccagagatcgaaacattacttcacgcaatctagaagattgttcagttgacacatacacTGTACGCTTTCAtaaccgtcacttaactctttcattcttcacgactactcaacgatctaacgacacttctgcacttaggtccctaccactcctagacattggagaagtcgggaaggcattccctttaatgaggtcatagtgccttctactaatactcagccatacccaaagacttgcgagtcacctcgagacatatcgtatcactacttgctacacgtacaacccgacgcgagacccggaatgaatatctagaaggaacctaacaacgttacctgaatccgaacctttgaagaaacttcgggacacttaggcattaatacatgacctacggaacctacgcacccacattgagaaactgtgagattagttatgtcgattccgttttgagatggcatagataaagcaccgttagatgaaattgtgtataattggaagtgatcacgttacattgaccatatgaaatgatattggaatgaacgtacgatttagtacaatataatgacgccaggccatcgtgattatattgaagtaaatcatgcagaagttctactgttactacatgaggaatatggggtgatccagggagaATTTTGTCAGGAATtacttgagcatacacattgtagcctgttaaaggtagggaaggaataaccacgtagccaagATACTCTACAAGAGGGGCcctgattgcagaattgataacccgaaaatttgctatagatatcgacaccctggtcATTTAAGGgaaaaagttctcatataggaaaaactttaaacttacctgcggtaaagcaatcgttatggagttttgcatggatcctgattttagttagggtacgtttcatcacaacgttttattgtcacaAGGCTGTTTAATactggagcgatagaaaccttatatctaagaactttAGTgtcatgactaataagccattaacaaccatgagggttaagtattctagaggacaagcaaatggtaaactggcagagatagaggaataatttaaggtagtactttaagattaacaggtgggtcatttggagatgacctcatattaaccaaacttggaagttgtaatgtagtagttgaaaagggattagttacctacgcacaggtaaatgttatttgagaagattgataaaattttcacggtagtataataagattggttggaatgaaccctaagattaacctaacccatcaatttgagaaattggatgcaatagttgggatgaactttaagattaatctaatactcatcaagttaggaagctttgatgaaatagttgggacgaactgactttcaaggatgaaagcggaatttatttataatgaggaaaatttattcgtatacctcgcaagaatggtgaaactattatgggaagagatgtaacccgaaaactgaaccttattagttacaaacccgaaatcccacaatggaaatgggaaggaattcatcactaagctaccagagatggtaaggcggttaggacatcatctgggttattattaaccatctcgccaaaactgctcacctcctagccatgaaagaaactgatacaatgaacaaacttgcacaacggtacataaaggaaattgtattccgtcacttcagcaattcaaattctatattgaagatttcccaagaatctcatttgatactcattcttacgcaactctaaatcctaacttagtaCGAGGAATTTCTTATTCAATGAAAACCACAACgtcatccttcttacctcgatattggtcaatccagttcgaaattttcctaaaatcaatgagtggttaactctcaccctcatactctcccattcgtatctcacttataagcaacaacttcacttaAACATTttgggtcaaaggacttatgctctACTAATAATCGTCACTCACATATAAATTCAACgacttttattacctcaaatatcactcgagattttcaaaagtcttttactcgattctcatcaaccttttccaacttgtaacctccgaaatatgaaaattttgtttgccaaaattttacacacattatcTTACTGTGCTCCCCCCTCAaagctctaaaaaaaaaaaaaaaaattattttgtttgCCATTCACGCAAAAAAATTTCAAATCGTACccattatataaaataaagtaaataattactcatTTTTGGCAAAtgcatatgaaactttactttcacttttacaaatcaaatctttcattcaaaggatattatact comes from Rutidosis leptorrhynchoides isolate AG116_Rl617_1_P2 chromosome 4, CSIRO_AGI_Rlap_v1, whole genome shotgun sequence and encodes:
- the LOC139843291 gene encoding CASP-like protein 4A3 — encoded protein: MDNHKDTTPHHNATAKNRSMSDTDDEFHSPLRSPLQPDDVPSSPSKAIVPVDKYYTSFRRSPISEHQKPPQTFNLPPTAVAYNRSMREEPVTGVTKVNPGGGEDGGERRSVPAPMRRLKKDVIVDRVELGFRVIEIVFCIIAFAVMASDKTEGWSGDSFDRYKEYRYVVAVNAMAFAYAAFQAIDLTYLLKNDKHMTSYYLRPHFDFLIDQILAYLLISASSSAATRVDDWVSNWGKDDFTQKATASVAISFLAFLAFAISSIISGYNLCNHNSL